From a single Okeanomitos corallinicola TIOX110 genomic region:
- a CDS encoding methyltransferase domain-containing protein, with amino-acid sequence MSTTLYQQIQEFYDTSSGLWEQVWGEHMHHGYYGADGKQQKERRQAQIDLIEEVLNWSGVRDAENILDVGCGIGGSSLYLAEKFNAKSTGITLSPVQAARATQRAAEANLSASSQFQVANAQEMPFADNSFDLVWSLESGEHMPDKTKFLQECYRVLKPGGTLIMVTWCHRPTDQSPLTPDEQRHLQDIYRVYCLPYVISLPEYEAIAHQLPLNNIRTTDWSTAVAPFWNVVIDSAFTPQAFLGLIFSGWTTIQGALSLGLMRRGYERGLIRFGLLRGKK; translated from the coding sequence ATGAGTACAACACTTTATCAGCAAATTCAAGAATTTTACGATACTTCCTCTGGTTTGTGGGAACAAGTCTGGGGAGAACATATGCACCACGGCTATTACGGTGCAGATGGTAAACAGCAAAAAGAACGTCGTCAAGCACAAATTGATTTAATTGAAGAGGTACTAAACTGGTCAGGGGTAAGGGATGCAGAAAATATCCTTGATGTCGGTTGTGGAATTGGTGGCAGTTCTTTATACCTAGCTGAAAAGTTTAATGCTAAGTCTACAGGAATCACACTCAGCCCTGTACAAGCTGCTAGAGCAACCCAAAGGGCTGCGGAGGCTAATTTGAGTGCAAGTAGTCAGTTTCAGGTAGCTAATGCCCAAGAAATGCCTTTTGCTGACAATTCTTTTGATCTGGTGTGGTCTTTAGAAAGTGGTGAACATATGCCAGATAAAACCAAGTTTCTACAAGAGTGTTATCGGGTTTTAAAGCCTGGTGGTACATTGATTATGGTGACATGGTGTCATCGTCCTACGGATCAATCACCACTCACGCCAGATGAACAAAGGCATTTACAAGACATCTATCGGGTTTACTGTTTACCTTACGTGATTTCTTTGCCTGAATATGAGGCGATCGCCCACCAATTACCATTAAACAACATTCGCACCACTGATTGGTCAACCGCTGTCGCTCCTTTCTGGAATGTAGTTATTGACTCGGCTTTTACTCCCCAGGCATTTCTAGGGTTAATATTCTCTGGTTGGACTACAATTCAAGGGGCGCTTTCTCTTGGTTTGATGCGTAGAGGCTATGAACGGGGTTTAATTCGGTTTGGGTTATTGCGTGGAAAAAAGTAA
- a CDS encoding homogentisate phytyltransferase, whose amino-acid sequence MNHFLPQNSPISERNWLYAFWKFSRPHTIIGTSLSVLGLYLLTLGVTSTSFSITHITQILGTWFACISGNIYIVGLNQLEDVEIDKINKPSLPLASGEFTREQGKLIVIITGILALVIAWFNSPYLLGMVGISLIIGTAYSLPPVRLKQFPFWAALCIFSVRGTIVNLGLFLHFSWLFQSSQEIPDTMWVLTAFILVFTFAIAIFKDIPDMEGDQLYNITTFTLQLGQQKVFNLALLVLTVCYSGIIFAGLLNLVAANKTFLFISHIIPLILMWRESRKIDLQDKSAIAGFYQFIWKLFFIEYVIFPLACILV is encoded by the coding sequence ATGAATCATTTTTTGCCACAAAATTCTCCAATTTCTGAGAGGAATTGGCTTTATGCTTTTTGGAAGTTTTCTCGACCTCATACAATTATTGGTACAAGTTTAAGTGTCTTAGGTTTATATTTACTGACTCTTGGCGTAACTTCTACAAGTTTTTCCATAACACATATTACTCAAATTCTGGGTACTTGGTTCGCCTGTATATCTGGTAATATTTACATTGTTGGTTTAAATCAATTAGAAGATGTAGAAATTGACAAAATTAATAAACCTAGCTTACCCCTTGCTTCAGGAGAATTTACCAGAGAACAAGGAAAATTAATAGTTATCATCACTGGGATTTTAGCTTTAGTTATTGCTTGGTTTAACAGTCCTTACTTATTAGGAATGGTGGGAATAAGTTTGATAATTGGTACTGCTTATTCATTGCCACCTGTACGGTTAAAACAGTTTCCATTTTGGGCAGCTTTATGTATTTTTTCTGTGCGGGGAACAATTGTTAATTTAGGACTGTTTTTACATTTTAGTTGGTTATTCCAAAGCAGCCAAGAAATTCCCGATACAATGTGGGTTTTAACCGCATTCATTTTAGTATTTACCTTTGCGATCGCCATTTTTAAAGATATCCCTGATATGGAAGGCGATCAACTTTATAATATTACTACTTTTACTCTCCAACTAGGTCAACAAAAAGTGTTTAACCTGGCCCTGTTGGTGTTAACAGTTTGTTATTCAGGGATAATTTTTGCAGGTTTGTTAAATTTAGTTGCAGCAAACAAAACATTTTTGTTCATTAGTCATATCATCCCCTTAATTTTAATGTGGAGAGAAAGTAGAAAAATAGATTTACAAGATAAAAGTGCTATCGCGGGTTTTTATCAATTCATTTGGAAACTATTTTTTATCGAATATGTGATTTTTCCCCTCGCTTGTATTTTGGTTTAG
- a CDS encoding tetratricopeptide repeat protein, producing MSENLPISNIIAIILVVTSIGFLIYLAWKTLITANLFQKGIDLFKAKDYQGAEAAFRQVIAINSTNDVVRLLLGDLLNHQGKIEEAKELFTDVINRSSKNADAYLRLANILLIEENKPEAIKNLQTSKALFQKQRQPQKVQTIDKILQDIADR from the coding sequence ATGTCAGAAAACTTACCCATTAGTAACATCATCGCCATCATTTTAGTAGTTACATCCATCGGATTTTTAATTTATTTAGCTTGGAAAACACTGATAACTGCTAATTTATTTCAGAAAGGTATTGACCTATTTAAAGCTAAAGATTATCAAGGTGCAGAAGCAGCTTTTCGCCAAGTAATTGCCATTAATTCTACTAACGACGTAGTCAGACTATTATTAGGCGATCTTTTAAACCATCAAGGTAAAATAGAAGAAGCTAAAGAATTATTTACTGATGTAATTAACCGTAGTTCCAAAAATGCCGACGCTTATTTAAGATTAGCAAATATTTTACTCATCGAAGAAAATAAACCAGAAGCAATTAAAAACCTACAAACTTCAAAAGCCCTATTTCAAAAACAACGTCAACCCCAAAAAGTACAAACAATAGACAAAATTCTCCAAGATATAGCTGACAGGTGA
- the cobA gene encoding uroporphyrinogen-III C-methyltransferase, translated as MTKKAYLVGAGPGDVEYLTVKAYRLLASAEVLIYDALVDAELLDLVPGNCLKINVGKRGGKPSTPQGEINSLLVKYCRKNQQVVRLKSGDPFIFGRCLSEIEALKAAGCEFEVIPGISSALAAPLLAGIPLTDTVLSRCFAVFTGHELDALNWEALSRLETLVILMGAKNLEHIVHQLLRYGKLHSTPIAIIRWTGTPNQEIWIGELSNILTKTQGLSLSPAVIVIGGVVGLRKFL; from the coding sequence ATGACTAAAAAAGCTTACTTGGTTGGTGCAGGGCCTGGAGATGTAGAATATTTAACAGTTAAAGCCTATCGTCTTTTAGCGTCTGCCGAAGTATTAATCTATGATGCCTTAGTAGATGCTGAATTACTAGATTTAGTACCTGGAAACTGTCTAAAAATAAACGTAGGTAAACGTGGTGGTAAACCCAGCACACCCCAAGGAGAAATTAACAGTTTATTGGTAAAATATTGCCGAAAAAACCAACAAGTTGTCAGACTAAAATCAGGAGATCCATTTATTTTTGGGCGTTGTCTTTCAGAAATAGAAGCCTTAAAAGCAGCAGGTTGTGAATTTGAAGTTATACCGGGAATATCTTCAGCTTTAGCTGCACCTTTATTAGCAGGAATCCCCCTCACAGATACAGTTCTGAGTCGCTGCTTTGCAGTATTTACTGGTCATGAATTAGACGCTTTAAACTGGGAAGCACTGTCAAGATTAGAAACTTTAGTAATTTTAATGGGAGCAAAAAACTTAGAACATATAGTCCATCAGCTGTTAAGATATGGAAAGTTACATTCTACACCTATAGCAATTATTCGTTGGACAGGAACACCAAATCAAGAAATATGGATAGGTGAACTAAGTAATATTTTAACAAAAACTCAGGGTTTATCCCTTTCCCCTGCGGTAATTGTTATCGGTGGAGTTGTAGGATTACGGAAGTTCCTATAA
- a CDS encoding uroporphyrinogen-III synthase, which produces MHSNIPVSQSYHPSKSPLAGKTILVTRSVGQSSQFSDRLIAAGATVIELPALEITPPSSWKPLDQAISNLSTFNWLILTSSNAVQYFLNRLDNQGKDRTVLNHIKIAVVGKKTAQFLSKYNIKADFIPPHFIADSLVAHFPEKLVGKKILFPRVETGGRQVLVEDLTHQGAKVIEVPAYESSCPQNIPLEAEMALKNHTLDMITFASSKTVQFFCLLTANKFPEGIINYLDKTCIASIGPQTSKTCLGLFGRVDIEAEEYTADGLTEAIIKWSHG; this is translated from the coding sequence GTGCATAGCAATATTCCTGTTTCCCAATCTTACCATCCTTCTAAATCTCCCCTAGCAGGTAAAACCATATTAGTTACTCGTTCAGTTGGACAGTCTAGCCAATTTAGCGATCGCCTCATAGCAGCAGGTGCTACAGTCATAGAACTACCAGCTTTAGAAATTACACCTCCTTCTAGTTGGAAACCTTTAGATCAAGCAATTTCCAATTTATCAACCTTCAATTGGTTAATTCTCACCTCCAGTAATGCCGTACAATATTTTTTAAATAGGTTGGATAATCAAGGAAAAGATAGAACTGTTTTAAATCATATCAAAATTGCAGTAGTTGGTAAAAAAACGGCGCAATTTCTCAGCAAATATAACATCAAAGCTGATTTTATTCCTCCCCATTTTATTGCTGACTCTTTAGTTGCTCATTTTCCTGAAAAATTAGTAGGTAAAAAGATTCTATTTCCACGGGTAGAAACTGGAGGAAGACAAGTTTTAGTTGAAGACTTAACACATCAAGGTGCAAAAGTTATCGAAGTTCCCGCTTATGAATCTTCCTGTCCTCAAAATATTCCTCTAGAAGCAGAAATGGCCTTAAAAAATCATACTTTAGATATGATTACCTTTGCCAGTTCTAAAACTGTACAATTTTTCTGTTTATTAACAGCAAATAAATTTCCAGAAGGCATTATTAATTATTTAGATAAAACCTGCATTGCTTCCATCGGTCCCCAAACTTCTAAAACTTGTTTAGGGTTATTTGGCCGTGTTGATATAGAAGCAGAAGAATACACCGCAGATGGTTTAACTGAAGCAATTATAAAATGGTCGCATGGTTAA
- the coaE gene encoding dephospho-CoA kinase (Dephospho-CoA kinase (CoaE) performs the final step in coenzyme A biosynthesis.), producing the protein MVKAKKYLIGLTGGIATGKSTVANYLATAYKLPILDADIYARDAVSFGSPILAQIAQHYGQEILLADGNLNRVQLGEIIFNNPKEKQRLENLIHPYVRNRFSQAIEQSSANTLVLVIPLLFEAKLENLVTEIWVVSCSEEQQKTRLMQRNNLTSEQAAARIKSQLSISEKINRADLVLDNSSTLESLLKQVDQVIKK; encoded by the coding sequence ATGGTTAAAGCGAAAAAATATCTAATTGGTTTAACTGGAGGTATTGCTACAGGTAAAAGTACAGTAGCAAATTATTTAGCAACTGCTTACAAATTACCAATTTTAGATGCAGATATTTATGCTAGAGATGCAGTATCCTTTGGTTCACCAATTTTGGCACAAATAGCACAACACTATGGACAAGAAATTTTACTAGCAGATGGTAATCTCAATCGTGTTCAACTGGGAGAAATTATTTTTAACAACCCAAAAGAAAAGCAACGGTTAGAAAACTTAATTCATCCCTATGTCAGAAACCGTTTTTCCCAAGCCATTGAACAGTCATCTGCAAATACTTTAGTATTAGTAATTCCCTTATTATTTGAAGCCAAATTAGAAAATTTAGTCACCGAAATTTGGGTGGTTTCTTGTTCAGAAGAACAACAAAAAACAAGATTAATGCAGCGAAATAACTTAACAAGTGAACAAGCAGCAGCAAGAATTAAAAGTCAGTTATCTATTTCCGAAAAAATCAACCGTGCTGATTTAGTTTTAGACAATTCCTCCACTTTAGAATCATTACTAAAACAAGTTGATCAAGTCATCAAAAAATAA
- the purH gene encoding bifunctional phosphoribosylaminoimidazolecarboxamide formyltransferase/IMP cyclohydrolase: MARLALLSVSNKTGIVDLARTLVEEFGFDIISSGGTAKTLKDAGIPVTKVSDYTGSPEILGGRVKTLHPRIHGGILAQRDLDQHIQDLADNDIRPIDLVVVNLYPFEETIAKPGVTLADAVENIDIGGPAMLRASSKNFAHLTVLCNPDQYDEYLQELRQNGLASLEFRQKCALKGFLHTASYDNAIAAYLAGAETESLPENYTVSGTQLQSLRYGENPHQPAAWYQTGTKPTGWPGAKKLQGKELSYNNLVDLEAARRIIAEFTGCPAATVIKHTNPCGTAEADTIFDAYQKAFNADSVSAFGGIVALNRAIDAATATELTKTFLECVVAPGCDQEAQEILTKKGNVRVLTLPDLLTGPKETVRAIAGGFLVQTADDIVADTSKWQVVTERQPTPSELAELLFAWKVCKHVKSNAIVLSKNRTTLGVGAGQMNRVGAAKIALEQAGEKTQGAFLASDGFFPFDDTVRTAAAAGITAIVQPGGSLRDKDSIKAANELGLLMVLTGVRHFLH; this comes from the coding sequence ATGGCGCGTCTAGCATTGCTGAGTGTATCTAATAAAACTGGTATCGTTGATTTAGCCCGGACTTTAGTAGAAGAGTTTGGCTTTGATATTATCAGCAGTGGGGGAACGGCTAAAACCCTCAAGGATGCGGGAATTCCTGTGACTAAGGTTTCTGACTATACAGGTTCACCGGAAATTTTAGGAGGTCGGGTAAAAACACTCCATCCCCGTATTCATGGCGGTATTTTAGCACAACGGGATTTAGATCAGCATATCCAAGATTTAGCAGATAATGATATTCGTCCTATTGATTTAGTGGTGGTGAATTTGTATCCTTTTGAGGAAACTATCGCTAAACCTGGTGTGACGTTGGCTGATGCGGTGGAAAATATTGATATCGGTGGCCCAGCAATGTTAAGGGCTTCTTCTAAGAATTTTGCTCATTTGACGGTGTTGTGTAATCCTGATCAGTATGATGAGTATTTACAAGAATTACGCCAAAATGGGTTAGCTTCTTTGGAGTTTCGTCAAAAATGTGCTTTGAAGGGATTTTTACACACTGCTAGTTATGATAATGCGATCGCAGCTTATTTAGCTGGTGCAGAAACTGAGAGTTTACCAGAAAATTACACTGTTTCGGGGACACAACTTCAATCTTTGCGTTATGGTGAAAACCCCCATCAACCTGCTGCTTGGTATCAAACCGGAACTAAACCTACTGGTTGGCCAGGGGCGAAGAAATTACAGGGTAAGGAACTCAGTTATAATAATTTGGTAGATTTGGAAGCTGCACGCCGCATTATTGCTGAGTTTACGGGATGTCCCGCAGCGACAGTTATTAAACACACTAACCCCTGTGGAACTGCGGAAGCGGATACCATTTTTGATGCTTATCAAAAGGCTTTTAATGCTGATTCTGTATCGGCTTTTGGTGGGATTGTGGCTTTAAACCGGGCGATTGATGCAGCGACAGCGACTGAGTTAACGAAGACATTTTTAGAATGCGTGGTTGCACCTGGTTGTGATCAGGAAGCACAGGAAATTTTAACTAAGAAGGGTAATGTCAGGGTTTTAACTTTGCCAGATTTGTTAACTGGACCCAAGGAAACTGTCAGGGCGATCGCCGGTGGGTTTTTAGTGCAAACTGCGGATGATATTGTTGCTGATACCAGTAAATGGCAAGTGGTTACAGAACGTCAACCCACACCTAGCGAATTAGCTGAGTTATTGTTTGCCTGGAAAGTTTGTAAACACGTAAAATCTAATGCTATTGTCCTCAGTAAAAACCGCACAACTTTGGGGGTAGGTGCTGGACAAATGAACCGTGTGGGTGCTGCGAAAATTGCCCTGGAACAAGCGGGAGAGAAAACCCAAGGGGCGTTTTTAGCTAGTGATGGATTTTTCCCCTTTGATGATACGGTGAGAACTGCTGCTGCTGCGGGAATTACAGCTATTGTGCAACCAGGTGGAAGTCTGCGAGATAAAGATTCTATCAAGGCTGCAAATGAACTGGGTTTATTGATGGTTTTGACTGGTGTAAGGCATTTCTTACATTAA
- a CDS encoding isoaspartyl peptidase/L-asparaginase → MTLQIQPKLIIHGGAGSSLQGKGGLAAVRNSLNKIVEEVYSLLLNGVSAADAVVRGCQLLEDNPRFNAGTGSVLQSDGQIRMSASLMDGTSGKFSGVINVARVKNPIEMAFFLQKSPDRVLSDYGAAELARELQVPSYNALTDLRLKEWMQERDDNFKSTMAGVVAEPEMAESSEAGRGTIGVVALDSSGQLAAGTSTGGKGFERIGRVSDSAMPAGNYATQYAGVSCTGIGEDIIDECLAAKIVIRVSDGMSLKEAMLKSFTEASKNQRDLGAIALDANGVISYGKTSEILLAAYHDGDSIGDTLEWNDGELIGYC, encoded by the coding sequence ATGACCTTACAAATACAACCTAAGTTAATTATTCATGGTGGCGCTGGTAGTTCTCTCCAAGGTAAAGGAGGTTTAGCCGCAGTCCGTAATTCCTTAAATAAAATAGTTGAAGAAGTTTATTCCCTACTACTTAATGGTGTCAGTGCTGCTGATGCAGTAGTTAGGGGTTGTCAATTATTGGAAGATAATCCCCGTTTTAATGCTGGTACTGGTTCTGTATTACAGTCTGATGGTCAAATTCGTATGAGTGCTTCACTAATGGATGGCACATCAGGCAAGTTTAGCGGTGTGATTAATGTAGCACGGGTAAAAAACCCGATTGAAATGGCTTTCTTTCTCCAAAAATCACCAGATCGGGTATTGTCTGACTATGGTGCAGCGGAATTAGCCAGAGAATTGCAAGTTCCTAGCTACAATGCTTTAACAGACTTACGTCTCAAAGAATGGATGCAGGAAAGAGATGACAACTTTAAAAGCACTATGGCTGGGGTAGTCGCAGAACCGGAAATGGCGGAAAGTTCCGAAGCCGGACGGGGTACAATTGGTGTTGTTGCTTTAGATAGTTCTGGTCAGTTAGCTGCTGGTACTTCCACTGGTGGTAAGGGTTTTGAAAGAATTGGTAGAGTTAGTGATTCTGCTATGCCAGCGGGTAACTATGCTACTCAATATGCGGGGGTAAGTTGTACCGGTATTGGGGAAGATATTATTGATGAATGTTTAGCAGCTAAAATCGTCATCCGCGTCAGTGATGGAATGTCTTTAAAAGAGGCAATGTTGAAATCATTTACCGAAGCTAGTAAAAACCAAAGAGATTTAGGGGCGATCGCCTTAGACGCTAATGGTGTTATATCCTATGGTAAGACCAGCGAAATCCTACTCGCAGCCTACCATGACGGAGATTCTATAGGTGATACCTTGGAATGGAATGATGGGGAATTAATCGGTTATTGTTAA
- the ccsB gene encoding c-type cytochrome biogenesis protein CcsB, producing the protein MNLVVLQNWLDNASFAVLFCTMLIYWVGAAFPNLSATAALGTAGMAIANLCIATLLGARWIEAGYFPLSNLYESLFFLTWGITAVHLIAENTSRSKLVGVVTAPVAMGITAFATLTLPSEMQISEPLVPALKSNWLMMHVSVMMLSYSALMVGSLLAIAFLIVTRGQNIQLQGSSFGNGGYRQNGYKLIKDGELVTQPSMSASENNGFSRLETTNNGNGTAVLDVVTTNPTLTAEILSPQRLTLAETLDNISYRVIGLGFPLLTIGIIAGGVWANEAWGSYWSWDPKETWALITWLVFAAYLHSRITRGWQGRKPAILAAGGFVVVWICYLGVNLLGKGLHSYGWFF; encoded by the coding sequence ATGAATCTGGTTGTACTCCAGAACTGGTTGGATAATGCCTCTTTTGCTGTCTTATTCTGCACAATGCTGATTTACTGGGTGGGGGCTGCTTTTCCAAATTTATCAGCAACTGCGGCTTTAGGAACAGCAGGAATGGCGATCGCTAATTTGTGTATTGCTACTCTTTTGGGGGCAAGATGGATTGAAGCGGGTTATTTCCCCCTCAGCAATCTTTATGAATCTTTATTTTTCCTCACCTGGGGAATTACCGCTGTCCATCTTATTGCTGAAAATACCAGTCGTAGCAAGTTGGTGGGGGTGGTTACAGCACCTGTGGCTATGGGAATTACAGCTTTTGCTACTTTGACTCTACCATCAGAAATGCAGATTTCTGAACCTTTAGTCCCAGCTTTAAAGTCTAACTGGTTAATGATGCACGTCAGTGTGATGATGTTGAGTTATTCCGCTTTAATGGTGGGTTCTCTGTTGGCGATCGCCTTTTTAATCGTCACTCGTGGCCAAAACATCCAATTACAAGGTAGTTCTTTTGGTAATGGTGGTTATCGCCAAAATGGTTACAAACTCATCAAGGATGGAGAGTTAGTTACTCAACCTTCCATGTCTGCATCGGAAAATAACGGTTTTTCTCGCTTAGAAACCACTAACAACGGCAATGGTACTGCTGTGTTAGATGTAGTCACCACTAACCCAACTTTAACAGCAGAAATCCTTTCTCCCCAACGTCTCACCCTGGCAGAAACCCTCGATAATATCAGCTATCGCGTGATCGGTTTGGGTTTTCCTCTCCTCACAATTGGTATCATTGCTGGTGGTGTTTGGGCTAATGAAGCATGGGGTTCTTACTGGAGTTGGGATCCGAAGGAAACTTGGGCTTTAATTACTTGGTTAGTTTTTGCCGCCTATCTTCATTCTAGAATTACCCGTGGTTGGCAAGGTAGAAAACCCGCAATTCTCGCCGCTGGTGGTTTTGTGGTCGTTTGGATCTGTTATTTGGGTGTGAATCTTTTGGGTAAGGGTTTACATTCTTACGGTTGGTTTTTCTAA
- a CDS encoding KGK domain-containing protein, whose amino-acid sequence MNSQFLRLSSDDVIVIDPENFERLEVPKTMTPGDLLEAIKEDVGSDNQEAILFTEGMEAKVLRPGDGWKKGKIRLCIEFCPDEPEVTETAANNKTAINPENSSLDDLRQQLKNIS is encoded by the coding sequence ATGAATAGTCAATTTCTAAGATTAAGCTCAGATGATGTCATTGTTATTGATCCTGAAAATTTTGAAAGATTAGAAGTACCTAAAACTATGACCCCTGGTGACTTATTAGAAGCAATTAAAGAAGATGTAGGTTCAGATAATCAAGAAGCAATATTGTTTACAGAAGGAATGGAAGCAAAGGTACTTAGACCTGGTGATGGTTGGAAAAAGGGAAAAATCAGGTTATGTATAGAATTTTGCCCTGATGAACCAGAAGTAACAGAAACAGCAGCAAATAATAAGACAGCAATAAATCCCGAAAATTCATCATTAGATGATTTACGACAACAATTAAAAAATATCAGTTAA
- a CDS encoding KGK domain-containing protein: MNKKFDRLDSDDVISVNPGNFERLEVSKTFTVVEIIEILQKYAGCVNKTDTQFFTAGMEAKVLRPGDSWKTGKIRIGIEFCPAETKTQEIEVSNNSHSNLETAPLNH; encoded by the coding sequence ATGAATAAGAAATTTGATAGACTAGATTCAGATGATGTAATTTCCGTTAACCCTGGAAATTTCGAGAGATTAGAAGTATCGAAAACCTTCACCGTCGTAGAAATTATCGAAATACTGCAAAAATACGCAGGTTGTGTGAATAAGACAGACACACAATTTTTTACCGCAGGAATGGAAGCAAAGGTACTCAGACCTGGTGATTCCTGGAAAACGGGAAAAATCAGAATTGGGATAGAATTTTGCCCCGCAGAAACAAAAACACAGGAGATAGAAGTTAGTAATAATTCACACTCAAATCTAGAAACTGCACCGTTAAATCACTAA